One Vanrija pseudolonga chromosome 5, complete sequence genomic window, CGGCGAGGGCGTACGGTTTGCCCGTTGCGTCCAGAGCCGTGAGAAGACGCTGCACGTCAGCGAGGATGTGGTTGTCGACTGGGCCAGCTGGTGCGGGGTGGGTCGACGGGTCGGTGCCCCGTCGGCCAGACAGGCCTGCAGCGAGCACATCCTCCGCCGTGTGCCCCGCCACCCTGCGttgctcgccctcctcgtcgacgacgtagGCATCGATATGATCCAGCTCGTGCACGATAGCGTCGGTGAAATCGCCCAGCACGGACACATACGCGACGTggtcgtactcgtcgtcggcgaggtcagTGTCGTCGTGCGGCCGGATCGCGagggcgccctcggcgtcaaggagCAGGTCGTACCCCCATccaagggcgtcgaggctCGCGATGAGCCGTGTCAGTGCAGCGCGCTGGGTCGTGGTGACGGCCTgagccttgtcgtcggcggcggcgggcatggcGCGGACCGAGGGCAGAACAAGTGTCCAACTCTGACTGGGCTGTCCGGTGACGTACTCCGGTGATCTAATTTCCACTCCCGCTGCGCCTCGTTCGAGTCAACAATTGAGCCGATATCGCACTACATTACACTGGTCTGTACAAGTCTAGACCGCGCACGCCATCAAGTCCACGACGGCACGGGAGGGggcacgagcacgtcgtTGGCGGGGTATCCCTCGGTGCTGGCGTGGGCGGTGGGCCGGGTTGCCGCGCTCCTGGCAGCGCTGTTGCGGTGGTGACGGGCTTTGCCCTGGTGATGTTGAGGCCGGGGACTACGGTTGCGCCTCGGTGCGCCGCGCAGTACTTGGGCGAGATGTGGGTCGAGCGGCCCCGTGGCCTTGCCGGGgctcgctggcgtcgcgggggccgctgcggcgggcgcgggcagTCGCCGTGATGATGGCGCCTCATCGCCGAGTGCGGGCCGCCagcctgccgctgcctcgaacacgccctcgacgtcgatcgTGGTCACcactgctgccgccgagccgtGATcggcgacaatgtcgagcaatggggcgtgcgcgaggccgctgcACAGAGATCGGCACGTTGTTGTGGCCCAAAGGACAGTGATGGCAGCGAGGAGCCActgggcgatggcgaggttTCTTGGGGGGTGCATGAGTGTCGGGGGTGCGGCGGACGCAGTAAGATGTATGTCAGAGTCAACACAAGATGCAGAGGGGGAGCAGGGCCGCGACGCGATGCATCCAGTGGCTGATATAAGATCGCGTTGTAATTTTGCTTATCGGCCGAGTTGTGTGTATGGGCTCGTCGTGGGTCGAGCTCCTAggagccagcagccagcaatCCAGGCAGGCCGGCAACCCAGCATtgggggcaggggcagcagGGTCGGGCAGGTCACGAGCTCTCGAGCCTAAACAAATGACGAACCCGGTAGTCACATTTGAGTTTGGCTGGGCTGGGATCCTGCGACTTGCTTGTCGTGCTCACTACAAGCCCGCACTCggttgggctggctggcaccTCATGCCGCGGCTGCTTTAGCGCCGGAAAGGCAAGCCTACCGGTAACCAACaccgagcgacgacgaccacacTGGAGCGAAGAAtagcaccagcagcagcagcagcattgGTCTGTGACGAGCATTACGAGCAGTCGACGCATCACTCTCTATCCTCGCCACCTGGTCAGCCCATCCATGCCATGCCGATGCTCGACCACACGGCGTATCCCGACATCATCGACCACGTGCTCGACAGCTGCAGTCTGagcacgctcgccgcgttCCGGGCTGCGTCCAGGGCGTTCCGGGATAATGTCGACCGGCGACTACTGgtgcacgccgagctcgaggccgtcgaggtcccAGACGACTACAGCATCTCTGGCGCGCGCACAGAGTACGCCTTCGTCATTGCCCGCGACGCAAGATACCCCGCGTTCGTGCCCACCAAGTCGCCGCCCGTACGCATAAAGGGCCATCTGCCATGGAAGCCGGCCTACGTCCacacgctcgacctcgacttccACGACTGGGTCGAGTCGACCAGCCTGCCCGACGCGCTGCTTTCCGGCTTGTCGACGCTGCACACGCTGCGCCGGTTCAACgaccgccgctggcggcgaaCACTCAGCCGGCCAGAGTCGGCGTGGATCCCCGCGCGCACCGTAGTCGACTTCGTCCGCGTGCCCCGCAATCGCAAGTCGCGCAACTCGACCATCACCGACTCGCTGGCCATCATGCTGCCGCCCAAGGTGCGGCGGTACATACTCCACCTGCACTGGGACGCAGTGTACCCCTCGCCGCACTACacgcggctgcggctggaCAATGGCgacaagctgcgcgaggtcgtgctgGCGCTCAAGCCGACCGTGCGCCGCGAATGGCAGCCAGACCAGCAGTACCGCAGCGTGCCGGCCTTCCTGACCTCCGCGCTGAGGATAGCCTTCGAGGTGAtcaagcgcggcggcacgctcacCATCGTCGGCGCAGAGATGGTCCACCCGCTCCAGCTCGGAggcaacgccgacgacgagttcgacCCCCGCTCATACCTGTCCATCTGGCTCGCCAAGCAGGTCATCCGCGAGGCGTGGGCCACGGGCCCCGACCCGCGCCCGTACGAGCAGGTCCAGACGAGGATACGTGTCATTCGCATGGTCGAGTGGTGGAAGGAGCTCGGGTACGAGCGTAAGATCATCGAGGGGCGGTGGCCATACGCCGACAATGAGAGCTAGCGTGTGTGTACTGTACTTGTATGGAACACGACTGTATGTAGCATAGCCGGGATGCGTGAGATGTATAGAGCAGCATTGCACTACGAAGGCTGCTTCTGCTATTAGGCGTCCTCGCCAGCGGGCCacacgccctcgacctccctCTGCTCCCCAAGCCCTCTCCACCAATCGACCaggcgcacggcgcgcaccctctcgcggctgtcgtcgtcataGCCAGCGTCCCTCCAAAGACCCCAGAGGACACTCTCAAACAACTCGAGCTTCCAGCGGGGGTCAccctcgcgcccgcccagcTGGAGCGGGTGCACCAGTTCGCCACCGGCGACGGTCAGCGAGCCACCGCGGCGCACGACCTCGAACCCCAgccgcagcgcgtcggcgacgaacGTCGGCAAGCCGCggtactcgtcctcgggccATGTCATCACCCGCGGCcgcagcacgagcgcgacctcgcgcagggACTGTGCCCCAAAGACCAGGTGCGCATACTGCCCGCTGGAACCGATCGCCGGCGCCCAGCCCAGGTGGAGGACGTACCGGCGCACACCGGCAGGGAacgccaccacgccgtcgcgcgggcGGAGGAAGTCGACGAGGGTGTGCGCGCTCAGCGGCAAGCTGCGGCCCAGCATGCGGTCGTTgcgccgcccgtcggcgaACCGGCGCAGGGTGGACACTGACAggcccgcgagcgcggggggcgcgccggcgccgtcgtcgtcgaggtcgaggtcgagaatgCGGACGAGGTGCGGGCGAAGTGGCATGTccatgcgcgcgcggggcggcggcgaatCGGCCCCAAAGATCGGGAAGCGCGCATCCCGGGgcgcgatgagcgcgacTCCGTGTGTCGTgacggccagctcggcgtggtgAAGCAAAGCCGCGTCGACCGTGTCCCGCACTGCCCGCGAGGTGAGACGCAGCGCTGCCAGCGTGCGCGGATGTGCCGTCCCCGGGGCCGCAGCGTGCGCCGCTGCGTAGCCGATGACCTGGTTCACGAGGGCCGGGTACCCCGTGTGGTCGAGCatgaggtggtggtgagtggaggtgggttgttgttgttgccctGAGGTGAATCGGTGCTGACCAGTCAGTCGCCGCAGCCAGTaagtagcagcagcagtgatCAACATGTACATGCAATGGCAGCGAGCTGCTCAtcccagcgccgcgagctcctccaaCGCCCGCTCAAACCCGCTCCACTCGAGCATGAGCACGCGCGCCCCCGCGTCGGTCAACACACGCGCCATCTCGTCcctctcgtcgccctcaTACGGGCCGAGGTATCCGATCGTCgggatgccggcggcgacggcgctcgtAGTCCCGCTGCGCGAGTcctcggtggcgacggcctcgtgcGGCTTGACTCCGAGCTTGTCCAGTGCGAACTTGTAGATCGCCGGGTCGGGCTTGGACGTCGGGACTGGCAGGGAGGTCGCGGCAGAGTAGACGCGGTCGGCGAAGTAGGGCTCGAGGGACGTGGCCTTGAGGCTGGCGTTGACGCGcgagagcgccgaggacgagaccACGGCAAGTGTATACTCTGGCgtcttggcgacgacgcgctccagcgcggcgtggacgCCGACGCAAGGCTTCAGCTCGCCGGGTGTCTCGATCCGCTGCACCAAgttgtcgagctcggacgcAACGAGCGTgtccacctcggcgggggACAGCGAGAAGCCGTACTCCTTCTGCAGGTTGGCGAGGAGCACACGAAAGTTCTGCCCCACGTACTCCGTCATCAGCTGCTTGCCCGTAAACACTGGCGCGTTGCGCACGCCGTGCTGCGCCAGCAGGCGGTtgaccagcgccgcgccgccctcaaAGGCGAGGTCTTCGGAGAGCACGAGCGTGTTGTCGCAGTCGAAGAGGAGGGCTTTGGGCTGGGCGTGAGTGTGTGGTCTGGCGGTGTGATGCTCACCTTTGGCATCGTGTCGACGTGGTCAGAGACATGGTGAAACACCAaacgttgttgtcgttgtcgccatcgtcgtcgtcgtcgactgaCCGTGACGCGCCGTTCCTGACGTCACAACGACTTagccccgcgccggccttaACCCGTGTCCGTGCCGTCGCCTGCCACTTATGATACAGTGCATATGCAACAAGACAATCACGGTCCATGCAGCGAGCGAGTTCTACGGCTTCTTCGTGTCCTCGTCATGCCCATCATCCTCGTGCGTGCCATCGGCGTCCCACGACCCGAGGTTCTCCTCCCagtcctgctcctcctcgttctCATCCCCCACAATCGCCACGCCCGTGTAccatgccggcggcggcggcttgggcCGCATCGGCACGAACGTCTTCACGTCCTTGAGCACCCAGTGCTTGCCGAGGCTCCAGCCTAGCAGCTGGCGCCCGTTGGCCGACCTGCCCTTTGCGTTGAACGAGCCTCCCGCGATCACGTCCTCGAGTCCGGCGATGACGCTGGCGGACACCTTGCTGACCCAcgcgtcgaggcccttggcGTTGGGTCGCAACCCGGCTTTGGCTGCCTCGATAAACTCGTCCTCCGCCCCGTCGCCCGCCTGcaggaggaagaagagggcCTGACGCAgcgcgtacgccgcgtcCTTGGTGTAcgcaagcgcgcgcgtgtaCCGATGGTTGGTGAAGCTCTTGGCCGCACGTCGCAGGGACAGCACGACCTGGTGCCACGCACCGACGGCCCACGAGTCCCACGCATCGCCCTCATTTGGCTCTACACCAAACGATGCAAGCAGCGCAAGGTTGTGGGTGGTGAGGATCTGGGCCTGCTCGATTGCAGCGCCATTGCGCGCGATGTGCGACCCTTTGCCATACTTGTCCACACGCTCGTAgcacagcgcgccgaggtccttgCCTGTGGCCACGTCCTTGACGGGTCCGACATCGTAGTACCGCGCATACACTGAGCCAGCGAGGAGTGGCGCCGCGTCACGGGCAGCCTTGGCGTACTTGTCGCTGAACCCGCCCATGAAGATGTCCGAGGCGAGCTCTTCGAGGaagggggcggggggtggcTTATCGGCGTTCGCGTTTGTAGGCTTGCGCTTGGGTGGATTTGGATTTGTGTCAGCGGGCAGCGACGCACGCCACAGGCTGTTGAGCTGCGACACGAGCGGGTTGGGAAGGATAGTGCCAGGCCACGCCGCTAGCGACGTCTGGCCCACGCTGCTGATGGCAGTGAATGCGCCGCGCGGCTTGCGGAAACGGAGCAGGGGCGCGATCCACGGCAGCTCACTATCGCGCACCTGGTGGGCGTATcccaggagcagcagcgagcggcgcttGGCGAACGCGGCATGGTGGCGTGCCATCAGCTGGCCAagcacggcgtcgtcgtaTCCCTCCGCAacggtcggcgcgacggcgcgggggacGAGCGTGCTGAAATCTGTCGCCGAGGGGATGGTGCCatccgcgacgaggtcggcagccggcgcggcgcgactcTGCTCCAGTGTGCGTAAGACGACGAGCGGGAGGCGCGTTCCCACGGGCactgcctcgctcgcctcaATGGCCGTGATCGGCGCGGCGAACGGATCGAGGTCGGTGATGCCTTCCGACGCggagaggtcgaggacgtccAGCCGGCTGGCCGCGATGGATGCGAGCTCGCTATGCGCAGGCAGGGCAGCGATGCGCGCCTGCCGGGCACGGAGGGCGGTGAAGCCTGTAGATGCGCGCTTCGCACTCATGTCCTTGACAGACAGACGCacgcggccctcctcgcgtGCCGTCAACGGCTCCCCCGAGACcagcttgcgcgcggcggacacgagcgcgccgaggttggaCGTCGCGCCGGACACGCGGCGGTGCTTGACCGAGTCGGGGTGCGCGGCTGCGAGCTCATCGTACTCTGCGAGCAGCGCCTTTGCAGCCGCTACCCAGCGCTCGGACGCGGACGAACCAGCGCCAACGTATTCGGCGaacagcgcgagcgccttgtcCCCGAACGGCGTCCAGACGGCGATCGCATCGCGCTGCGCCTCAATACGGGGATGCTTCGGTCGGCTGGCGAGCACGTCCTTggcccgcgcggcgtcgtacCGCCACACGAAGCCGAGCGGGAGGGCGCCGGTGCTCCCCAGGCGGGGCATGAAGCGCAGCTTGCGCGCGTACGGCTTGATGCGCTCCACGATCTcgagggccgcggcgccgtcgcccgcgcgcgcgaggtacgcgacggcgaggagcgcagcgTCTTCCGGGATGTCGATGCGGTACGTCCCCGAGTCGAGTGCTGACAGGAGGCGCGCCTGCCCGTCCTCGGAGAGGAAGTACGCGAACAGGCCCTCGCGTGTCTTTGGGGCGTCGGCAGTGTCCAGCCCGAGCTCGGTGGCGagcgccgtctcgtcggcggcgagggggccctcggcgacagcggtGCCGGTTGCGAACCCTCCCGTCGCGACCTGCAGCGTCACCCACGCAGGATAGGAGGtgggcacgcgcgcgccaatTGTGaggccgccgctcgccatgCCCTTGAGGATGTCGGTccactgcgccgcgcgcttctGGGCacgcttggcgagctcggcgtcgggggacgacgccgcggcgagcgccttggaCAGCTGCCAGTGCGCGTAGGACATGGAGGAGATGGATGGGGTGTGGATGGATGTGAGATGTGATGGGGGGCGAGTAGTGTTGTTATAGCCGCGGGGCGGAGGGTTGGGACCGCCAAGAGGGAGAGGTCGTGCGAGCCGGGAGCCGAGGTAGCACagacgtcgagctcgtcgagtcAGCATCGTGTCCGCGAGGACATGGCTGATGGGGGGACCAATGAAGAGAAGAGTACAATGCAGAGGCGGGCATCTCTCCCCATCGCcgctgttgttgtcgtcgccgtcgccgtcacgatcgccgagctcgtcattGTCTTCCGCGTCCCGCTTCGGATCCGAGTGGCAAAGGTGGTCGTCGCGTGGCATGGTCCTTGCTCGGCCCTCGGCACTTCGACGCCGCTTGCTGCTTTGAGCACGCTGTATGCCATGCACACTCCGTCCGCATTGAGccctgccgcgccgccctcatCCCTGCATGCAGCAGTCGCCGAATGACACTGCTCAAGGAGGGTGGCGTCGTGGCGGCAGGGGACAGAgcaagggcggcgtggcgcggccACTCGTccctcggcgcgagcgacaTCCATGGCGCAGATTGCGGCAAGTctgtcgctggctggctcctGGAAAAATACTGCAGTCGACATGCTCGAGCCTAGCTGGCAGAGCGTGTTTCACCAAGATCGAGAGATGCATACACGcgtccgcgccgctcgcgcccaggtcgcgtcgtcgtctcacTCAATCAGGCATGGATGGCTTGAGGCGTCCGtgtcgcgtcgagcgtctAGATGGAATAGACGAGAGAGTGTgtgcgagcgcggcgcgactACCGCGACGAGCATGACGGCTGGGGCCCTTGGACCGAGACGACCGAGACGACCGAGGAGGGTGGGATGCCCTCGCCTCGTTCGCcctttgcgcgcgcgccagatCCTgtctcgtcgcggcggcgcggaatgcccatcccccccccccccgccgcggTCCCCACTAGCCAACAATTTCCGCAGCACCCccgttgtcgtcgacttGTGCATTGCACTCACCATCCACTCACTCTTTGCTTCACTCACCCCGCAAACCACCATGCCCCGCCCAGGAGCCAACCCGCCAGAGTTCACCAGCGCCCACTTcccccgcgcggcgtggcctGAGCAGCTCACCCCGGCGCTGaccgccggccgcgacgcgtcgcaggcgtgggcggcggcgcgggacAGCGGCAAGTGGGACGGAATCGACACGCCGACGTtcacgctcgccgtgctcgacaaggtgctcgagatgtgagtgggcgcggcgcggcgcggcactgGCATGGGGCCACGAGGGGCCAGCACAGAGGACCCAgctcaccccaccccgcagcGAGGACTCGGCCCGTGCCGACGAGAGCGCGCAGCCCGCGTCCCAGGCGCCCTCGAGCGAGGCCGTCATCCAGTTTGTTTACAACAAGGTGGGCGGAGCACGGTTGGGTCATGCTGATAGAACTCtaggccgtcgccgccctcccccgCTCGCACCGCTACACGCAGGCGCCGGCCTTTGAGAAGGTCcacgcggccgtgctcgccgcgctcgacggccccgagggcggcaagctcaagatcgacgcgtcgcgccgcagcgccagcgcgacgagcgccgacgcgagctcgccgatcggcagcgacgagtaGGCGCCGGGCCGGTCGAACATGACAAGTGCTGCTGCCATAATGGGCGTGCcttgcagcagcaccagcaaaCGGCGGGCACAGAGTCATCCTTGCTGATGATCTAGATTTACATGTACTATTTTATGAGTCTGCGAGACAGCGAACGGGGCAGTCTCGgccggcagcgcgccgcgcagctcacGCTACCCCTGTTCCTCCCGGGTGCGACGACGCGGAATGAGAACTCACACCTCGCTTACTCTTGACGACCCATGACCAAATGCAGGCTGATGCAACGCAGGCGACAAGCGACGACAAGGGGCTGCATGTCGTCGGTGAGCGAGCCGTGCACCCCCTGCGACCACAACAAGCAGCCGCCAACCCAAGCAGCCGCCGACCCACCGCCACGTCGACACGAAACACGACCAGCCCACTACGGGCCGggccacgcgccgcccaacGCACAACCGCGGCTTGGCACTCAAGTGGGTCAGTCGCGAGACAATGCTGGTCACCACAGGATCACCCGTAGTTGGGCGGACGGGCCCCTCCGCCGGGACCAACAACA contains:
- the TM_1254 gene encoding Phosphorylated carbohydrates phosphatase, with translation MPKPKALLFDCDNTLVLSEDLAFEGGAALVNRLLAQHGVRNAPVFTGKQLMTEYVGQNFRVLLANLQKEYGFSLSPAEVDTLVASELDNLVQRIETPGELKPCVGVHAALERVVAKTPEYTLAVVSSSALSRVNASLKATSLEPYFADRVYSAATSLPVPTSKPDPAIYKFALDKLGVKPHEAVATEDSRSGTTSAVAAGIPTIGYLGPYEGDERDEMARVLTDAGARVLMLEWSGFERALEELAALG